The following proteins come from a genomic window of Bradyrhizobium paxllaeri:
- a CDS encoding AAA family ATPase, with amino-acid sequence MASRRNRPINLPAPYLKRIWLEPSRITNREAYPFCLPLLHDDFELSFNRAITIIVGENGTGKSTLLEGIAVLAGYDEAGGGKGYLTVDHSWALEKMGGQLSKALRASWLPKITNGWFFRAESFFSVARYLDEMAQKYPRGGGPPPDFLSHSHGEGFLRFFEERCQKQGIFIFDEPESALSPARQIEFLKLMRRMDEIGHCQIIMATHAPMLMAYPNATLLRLTKYGLEPVSVRETDHYKVMREFCDDPDGFVQAAIEE; translated from the coding sequence ATGGCTTCCAGACGCAATCGCCCGATCAACTTGCCGGCGCCATATCTCAAGCGCATCTGGCTCGAACCCTCGCGCATCACGAACCGCGAGGCCTATCCGTTTTGCTTGCCGTTATTGCACGACGATTTCGAGCTGAGCTTCAACCGCGCGATCACCATCATCGTCGGTGAGAACGGTACGGGCAAATCCACCTTGCTAGAAGGCATCGCTGTGCTTGCCGGCTATGACGAAGCTGGCGGCGGCAAGGGCTACTTGACGGTCGACCACTCATGGGCGTTGGAGAAAATGGGTGGACAATTGTCGAAAGCGTTGCGGGCGAGTTGGCTGCCCAAAATTACCAATGGCTGGTTCTTCCGCGCCGAAAGCTTTTTCTCGGTCGCCCGATACTTAGACGAGATGGCCCAGAAATATCCGAGAGGAGGAGGCCCCCCACCTGACTTCCTCTCCCATTCCCACGGCGAAGGCTTTCTGCGCTTCTTCGAGGAGCGCTGCCAGAAGCAGGGCATCTTCATCTTCGACGAGCCGGAATCCGCGCTGTCACCCGCGCGCCAGATCGAGTTTCTGAAACTGATGCGGCGGATGGACGAGATCGGCCATTGCCAGATCATCATGGCCACGCACGCGCCGATGCTGATGGCGTACCCGAATGCGACACTGCTGCGGCTAACGAAATACGGGCTGGAGCCGGTGAGCGTGCGCGAGACCGATCACTACAAGGTCATGCGCGAGTTTTGTGATGACCCGGACGGATTCGTGCAGGCGGCGATCGAGGAGTGA
- a CDS encoding outer membrane protein → MKRLLLAGAALLSVATAASAADLRARPYAKAAPPAAVVAAYNWSGFYIGAMGGYGSETEAGSGGFGGGTVGYNWQFPGSQFVFGIEVDAAGASIKDSVTEDDGAGLVATLDTKINSFGSVTGRAGFAVDAALIYAKGGFAWANSKANLSVPAFALSASDSHTHTGYTIGGGLEYMFAPNWSAKGEYMFTSLGGETYNLGGLPLESGTIDLHTFKVGVNYHFR, encoded by the coding sequence ATGAAACGACTACTTCTAGCTGGTGCGGCCCTTTTGTCGGTCGCGACCGCGGCATCGGCCGCCGACCTGCGGGCGCGGCCCTACGCCAAAGCGGCCCCCCCGGCGGCGGTGGTTGCGGCGTATAACTGGTCCGGCTTCTATATCGGCGCGATGGGCGGCTACGGTTCGGAGACCGAGGCGGGCAGCGGCGGCTTCGGCGGCGGCACGGTCGGCTACAACTGGCAATTTCCCGGCAGCCAGTTCGTGTTCGGTATCGAAGTCGATGCCGCCGGCGCCAGCATCAAGGACAGCGTCACCGAGGATGACGGCGCCGGCCTCGTGGCCACGCTGGATACCAAGATCAACTCATTCGGCAGCGTGACGGGCCGCGCCGGTTTCGCGGTGGATGCGGCGCTCATCTACGCCAAGGGCGGCTTCGCCTGGGCCAACAGCAAGGCCAATCTTTCAGTGCCGGCATTCGCCCTGTCGGCTTCGGATAGCCACACTCACACGGGATACACCATCGGTGGCGGCCTCGAATACATGTTCGCCCCGAACTGGTCGGCCAAGGGTGAATACATGTTCACCAGCCTCGGCGGCGAGACCTACAATCTCGGCGGCCTCCCACTGGAGTCCGGCACCATCGACCTCCACACCTTCAAGGTCGGCGTGAACTATCACTTCCGGTAA
- a CDS encoding IS110 family transposase translates to MAKRTTICAGIDTGKRKLDVAIDGNSLQLQVENTAEGHKALLEWLRRHKVKRIGIEASGGYELPVVSELRRKRFVVVVFQPAQVRAYAKFHLQRAKNDKIDAALIAACTAAVKKIHAAPDPRLQPFAEHLTLIEQIGEDITLYKNRLEACRDPRIQKVWKDEIARLAKRERVELKALVAAIREHRDLAQRLDLIYSVGGAGMPTAVAVLIRMPEIGQLSREQAAALAGLAPYDDDSGEHSGARHVDGGRKRLRRALYTAALPASFRWNPQLIALYSRLRAAGKEHKQALIACARKLLIFINTVVARGTPWQDQPPLAATMGASPAS, encoded by the coding sequence ATGGCCAAGCGTACCACAATCTGCGCCGGGATCGATACCGGCAAACGGAAGCTAGACGTGGCGATCGATGGCAACTCCTTGCAGCTGCAAGTCGAGAACACGGCTGAAGGCCACAAGGCGCTGTTGGAGTGGTTGCGGCGCCACAAGGTCAAGCGCATTGGGATCGAGGCGAGTGGCGGCTATGAACTCCCAGTCGTCAGCGAGCTGCGGCGCAAGCGGTTCGTTGTGGTGGTGTTTCAGCCGGCACAAGTGCGGGCCTATGCCAAGTTCCACTTGCAGCGCGCCAAGAACGACAAGATCGATGCCGCGCTGATTGCCGCCTGCACTGCTGCGGTCAAGAAGATCCACGCCGCCCCCGATCCCCGGCTGCAGCCGTTTGCCGAACATCTGACGCTGATCGAACAGATCGGAGAGGACATTACGCTGTACAAAAACCGGCTCGAGGCCTGCCGCGATCCGCGCATCCAGAAGGTCTGGAAGGACGAGATCGCCCGCCTGGCCAAGCGCGAGAGGGTCGAACTCAAGGCCTTGGTGGCCGCGATCCGCGAGCATCGCGACCTCGCCCAGCGGCTCGATCTGATCTACAGCGTGGGCGGCGCCGGGATGCCGACCGCAGTCGCGGTCCTGATACGCATGCCCGAGATCGGCCAGCTCAGCCGCGAGCAAGCCGCCGCTCTCGCCGGCCTTGCGCCCTATGACGATGACAGCGGCGAGCACAGCGGCGCCCGTCACGTCGACGGCGGACGCAAGAGGCTGCGTCGGGCGCTCTATACGGCGGCGCTGCCGGCATCCTTTCGCTGGAATCCGCAGCTTATCGCCCTTTACAGCCGGCTGAGGGCCGCTGGAAAAGAGCACAAGCAAGCGCTCATCGCCTGCGCCAGGAAGCTGCTCATCTTCATCAACACTGTCGTGGCACGTGGCACGCCTTGGCAAGACCAGCCCCCCTTGGCTGCAACGATGGGCGCCTCGCCAGCAAGCTAA